The following coding sequences lie in one Pontibacter sp. G13 genomic window:
- a CDS encoding isoaspartyl peptidase/L-asparaginase — protein MFQIFITILILMLSQTPDSPAERPDFVLVIHGGAGTIKKELMTPELEAEYRAGLQAALDAGKAVLEAGGSAEDAVEAAILPLEDNPLFNAGKGAVFTHEKTVELDASFMSGKTGEAGAISGVKTVKHPIRAARKVMEESVHVMLTGTGAEAFAQVQGLEMVENSYFYTERREKQLDRILAREAEAHETELDDPNEPVRKKHGTVGAVALDKYGNLAAGTSTGGMTNKRYGRVGDSPIIGAGTYADNATCAVSCTGHGEYYIRNVVAFDVSARMKYQGSSLQTASDQIIHEVLKEQGGTGGLIAVDKDGHIAMPFNTSGMFRGYVKSTGEQNIGIYQ, from the coding sequence ATGTTTCAAATTTTCATAACGATCCTGATCCTCATGTTGAGCCAGACCCCAGATTCCCCTGCTGAAAGACCCGATTTTGTCTTGGTGATCCACGGAGGGGCAGGAACCATCAAAAAAGAATTGATGACGCCTGAACTGGAGGCGGAATATCGCGCAGGCCTTCAAGCTGCGCTGGATGCCGGGAAAGCAGTACTGGAAGCGGGAGGCTCCGCTGAAGATGCCGTGGAGGCCGCCATTCTTCCCTTGGAAGACAATCCCTTGTTCAATGCTGGAAAGGGGGCTGTATTCACTCATGAGAAAACGGTCGAGCTGGATGCCTCCTTCATGTCGGGAAAGACGGGCGAAGCTGGCGCCATTTCGGGGGTGAAAACCGTCAAGCATCCAATCCGGGCCGCACGAAAGGTCATGGAGGAAAGTGTGCACGTCATGCTGACTGGTACAGGAGCGGAGGCCTTTGCCCAAGTTCAGGGATTGGAAATGGTGGAGAACTCCTATTTCTATACTGAAAGGAGAGAGAAGCAATTGGATCGGATTTTGGCTCGCGAGGCGGAAGCGCATGAAACCGAACTCGATGATCCCAATGAGCCTGTCCGCAAAAAACATGGTACGGTAGGCGCGGTCGCGTTGGATAAATATGGCAATCTGGCGGCAGGTACCTCAACCGGTGGAATGACCAATAAGCGCTATGGTCGAGTAGGGGACAGCCCGATCATCGGCGCTGGAACCTATGCAGACAATGCGACTTGTGCGGTTTCCTGTACAGGACACGGCGAATACTACATTCGGAATGTGGTGGCATTCGATGTGTCAGCGCGCATGAAATATCAAGGAAGTTCCCTCCAAACGGCCTCCGATCAGATCATTCACGAGGTATTGAAGGAGCAAGGAGGAACTGGCGGGCTGATTGCAGTGGACAAGGATGGGCATATTGCCATGCCGTTCAATACCTCCGGGATGTTCCGTGGCTATGTAAAATCGACGGGTGAACAGAACATCGGTATATATCAGTAG
- a CDS encoding 3-hydroxybutyryl-CoA dehydrogenase: protein MIDSFKEVAVIGAGTMGNGIAHVFAQTGYHVNLIDISQDALDKALATIAKNMDRQIKKGGLTEEKKAEALARLNPMTDLAAGVSDRKLVVEAATENVDLKLKIFEQIDAAAPADAILASNTSSISITKIAAVTNRPEKVIGMHFMNPVPIMKLVEVILGYDTTDEVRDAVLEISKDLGKVPVPANDYPGFVANRILMPMINEAIYTHYEGVAGVEEIDTIMKLGMAHPMGPLTLADFIGLDVCLAILNVLYEGFGNPKYAPCPLLVNMVTAGHLGRKTGKGFYDYSK, encoded by the coding sequence ATGATTGATTCTTTCAAGGAGGTTGCCGTGATCGGAGCAGGTACCATGGGAAATGGTATTGCTCACGTATTTGCACAGACTGGCTATCACGTCAATCTCATCGACATTTCACAAGACGCACTGGACAAGGCCCTGGCCACCATTGCCAAGAATATGGATCGCCAAATCAAAAAAGGCGGTCTGACTGAAGAAAAAAAGGCCGAAGCATTGGCGCGCCTGAATCCGATGACGGATCTCGCTGCTGGTGTCTCCGACCGCAAACTCGTAGTGGAGGCTGCCACTGAAAATGTGGACCTCAAACTCAAGATCTTTGAGCAAATCGACGCTGCTGCACCTGCAGATGCGATTCTCGCATCCAACACTTCGTCGATCTCCATCACCAAAATTGCGGCGGTGACCAATCGCCCAGAAAAGGTGATCGGGATGCACTTCATGAACCCTGTGCCGATCATGAAACTCGTGGAGGTGATTCTGGGTTATGACACCACAGACGAGGTGCGAGATGCCGTTCTGGAAATCTCCAAGGATCTAGGCAAGGTCCCTGTACCTGCCAATGATTATCCGGGATTCGTCGCAAATCGGATCTTGATGCCCATGATCAATGAAGCGATCTATACGCACTACGAAGGAGTTGCAGGTGTCGAGGAAATCGATACCATCATGAAATTGGGTATGGCGCATCCAATGGGGCCTTTGACGCTGGCCGACTTTATCGGACTCGATGTGTGCCTTGCCATTCTAAACGTACTGTACGAGGGATTTGGGAATCCCAAATACGCCCCTTGTCCCTTGTTGGTCAATATGGTTACAGCTGGCCACTTGGGGCGTAAAACCGGAAAAGGGTTTTACGACTATAGTAAGTAA
- a CDS encoding ABC transporter ATP-binding protein: MASPTFDADKPMRRLMAYLKSYRTTLSMASVNSVLNKILDLMPPLLVGWIIDNLTGNQPGFMTSLFGVSDVWGGAIFLSLSIIVIFGAEGFFEWRYALGFKNLAQRVQHDLRLDAYDHLQHREIAFFERNSIGNLMAMLNDDINQLERFLNQGFNQIIQLIVLFLFAGTTLMLYSWELALMGIAAIPVIIAGSFWYQRIIAPRYAKIRGSVGDLASRLENNLSGIMVVKSFSAEAYEYERVEKVSDTYMSANQEAIKLNTLYVPLIRMVIAFGFAACMLVGSWWVIQGTHGITPGGLTFFGMMIQRMLWPMTRMGDLFDEFERARASARRVFGLMDTPNQLQVPKQGTGHQVDRAKGGLSFRRTEFAYSPEVQVIKGLEAEVPAGHTIGVAGPSGSGKTTLIKLIMRLYDVTGGEILLDGKDLRAWNLKNLRRQIALVSQDTYLFQGTIAENICYGMGFDLDRIKEAAKQAKLDQFVESLPDGYDSIVGERGIKLSGGQRQRISIARAIYKEAPILILDEATSSVDSETERAIQEHLDDLVEGRTAIIIAHRLSTIRHADEIWVMKDGEIQERGTHDELLDESGIYSELWHVQTGDWVAS, from the coding sequence ATGGCTAGCCCAACTTTCGATGCCGACAAGCCCATGCGGCGGTTGATGGCATATCTGAAAAGCTATCGGACCACGCTTTCGATGGCTTCTGTCAATAGTGTCCTCAACAAAATCCTCGATCTCATGCCGCCGCTACTGGTCGGTTGGATCATCGACAACCTCACCGGAAATCAGCCGGGGTTCATGACCAGCCTGTTTGGGGTGTCGGATGTGTGGGGAGGAGCAATATTCCTCAGTTTGAGCATCATCGTGATTTTTGGGGCGGAGGGCTTTTTTGAATGGCGATACGCGCTAGGATTCAAGAATCTCGCCCAGCGCGTTCAGCACGATCTGCGCCTAGATGCCTATGATCATCTCCAGCATCGGGAGATTGCCTTTTTCGAGCGAAACTCCATCGGCAACCTCATGGCCATGCTCAACGATGACATCAATCAATTGGAGCGATTCCTCAACCAAGGGTTCAACCAGATCATCCAACTCATTGTACTCTTCCTGTTTGCAGGAACCACGCTCATGCTCTACTCGTGGGAATTGGCACTGATGGGAATTGCCGCAATTCCGGTGATTATTGCCGGAAGTTTCTGGTACCAGCGGATCATTGCGCCGCGCTACGCCAAGATTCGTGGATCTGTCGGAGACTTGGCCAGTCGTCTGGAAAACAACCTCTCGGGTATTATGGTCGTCAAGAGCTTTTCTGCCGAAGCGTATGAATATGAGCGTGTAGAGAAGGTGTCTGATACCTACATGAGCGCCAACCAGGAGGCCATCAAGCTCAATACCCTGTATGTACCGTTGATCCGGATGGTCATCGCGTTCGGTTTTGCCGCCTGTATGTTGGTCGGATCTTGGTGGGTGATCCAGGGTACGCACGGTATCACGCCCGGTGGATTGACCTTTTTTGGGATGATGATCCAGCGGATGCTTTGGCCGATGACGCGGATGGGAGACCTATTCGATGAGTTCGAGCGTGCTAGAGCGAGTGCCCGCCGAGTTTTTGGATTGATGGACACCCCCAACCAGTTGCAGGTGCCCAAGCAGGGGACAGGCCATCAGGTGGACCGGGCTAAGGGAGGCTTGAGCTTTCGTCGAACTGAGTTTGCCTATTCTCCAGAGGTTCAGGTGATCAAAGGACTTGAAGCGGAGGTTCCTGCAGGTCATACGATTGGAGTTGCGGGCCCTTCCGGTTCCGGCAAGACGACCTTGATCAAGTTGATCATGCGCCTGTACGACGTCACGGGCGGAGAGATCCTGCTGGATGGTAAGGATCTTCGAGCATGGAATCTCAAGAATCTCCGCCGCCAAATTGCCTTGGTGAGTCAAGACACTTATCTCTTTCAGGGGACGATCGCCGAAAATATCTGCTACGGGATGGGCTTCGATCTAGACAGGATCAAGGAAGCCGCCAAGCAAGCCAAACTCGACCAGTTTGTGGAGTCTCTGCCGGATGGATATGATTCCATCGTCGGCGAGCGTGGGATCAAATTGTCCGGGGGCCAGCGCCAACGGATCAGCATTGCCCGGGCAATCTACAAGGAGGCTCCGATCCTGATTCTGGACGAAGCCACCAGTTCGGTGGATTCCGAGACCGAGCGGGCGATTCAGGAGCATCTGGACGATCTCGTGGAGGGGCGTACTGCGATCATTATCGCCCATCGCCTGAGCACCATTCGCCACGCGGACGAAATCTGGGTGATGAAGGACGGTGAGATTCAGGAGCGAGGGACTCACGACGAACTGCTCGACGAATCTGGGATCTACTCAGAGCTCTGGCACGTCCAAACCGGAGATTGGGTGGCATCTTGA
- a CDS encoding fasciclin domain-containing protein, with protein sequence MKHQILTFWKFMAIGVVALTMASCGEAEPEFPLLQTQLEGDRFQKMEELLDLTDLKQYINGELQYTILAPTNEAFDAFLEQRGVTELSELPSDELEQIARYHILNGKADESAFVTNYFASSAVGYDETPLGVLIERTSNGVMFNRQSTIINANIEANDGFIHQMDSVITLPTVMDHLDANPELSIMAAGLRRANLQGLLDMEEPFTVFAIPDDTWNLYFDNSTDYESLDDIPDEEIEDFMRYHILDEFVDFEELQQIFPDQDFRTWDGANDLNIRSTANGVYLNNDAKIWVADLNATNGVIHFIDQVLTR encoded by the coding sequence ATGAAACATCAGATCCTGACGTTTTGGAAATTCATGGCCATCGGGGTGGTGGCATTGACGATGGCAAGCTGCGGGGAGGCCGAACCTGAATTCCCCTTGCTCCAGACTCAATTGGAGGGCGACAGATTCCAAAAAATGGAGGAATTGCTGGATTTGACCGACCTCAAGCAATATATCAATGGTGAGCTCCAGTACACCATTCTCGCCCCTACCAACGAGGCGTTTGATGCCTTCCTCGAACAGCGTGGAGTGACTGAATTGAGCGAATTACCTTCGGATGAATTGGAGCAAATCGCTCGCTATCACATCCTCAACGGCAAGGCGGATGAATCGGCATTTGTCACCAACTATTTCGCTTCTTCCGCGGTGGGATATGACGAGACGCCGCTTGGCGTACTGATCGAGCGCACCTCCAATGGCGTGATGTTCAACCGTCAATCCACCATCATCAATGCCAATATCGAAGCCAATGACGGGTTCATTCACCAAATGGACAGCGTGATCACGCTTCCTACTGTCATGGACCATCTCGATGCCAATCCTGAATTGTCCATCATGGCAGCTGGCCTGAGACGTGCCAATCTCCAAGGGTTGCTCGACATGGAAGAGCCTTTCACGGTTTTTGCCATTCCGGATGACACGTGGAATCTCTACTTCGACAATTCCACAGATTATGAATCTCTCGACGACATCCCTGACGAGGAGATTGAGGATTTCATGCGCTACCATATCTTGGATGAATTCGTGGATTTCGAAGAGTTGCAGCAAATCTTCCCAGATCAGGATTTCCGCACATGGGACGGTGCCAATGACCTGAACATCCGATCCACTGCCAATGGCGTTTACCTCAACAACGACGCAAAAATCTGGGTAGCGGACCTCAATGCAACCAATGGCGTGATCCACTTCATCGACCAAGTACTGACCCGCTAG
- a CDS encoding aminotransferase class I/II-fold pyridoxal phosphate-dependent enzyme yields MLDSTSFRTYAHQLVDWMADYLESVEQYPVKSPAKPGEILSQLPAFPPTQSESMDQILDDFQSVVMPGITHWQHPQFYAYFQANSSFPSLLAEMLTATLGTQAMIWETSPAAAEMEIRMMDWLKELCDLPRDWAGCIQPGASEATLAAILSARERVSQFQINQHGFQGTDLKLRIYCSEQTHSSIEKAGRIAGIGSEGLAKIPVDGEYAMDPEALERQLIADKESGWIPTCVTACIGTTGSHAIDPLRKIAEICQKHGVWLHVDAAHAGSAAIVPAYREILDGLELADSYVFNPHKWMFTNFDCSAYFVKDPDALVNTFDIQPEYLRTRTQEVSNFKDWGVALGRRFRALKLWFVIRSYGVEGLQSAIRNHIEIAQQVAGWIDEHPEFERLAPTPLNLVSFRYHPQGTDDPAILNELNKRLNHSLNDTGKLYLTHTNLDGAYTLRLSIGQTNVTLQHLESAWALIQAHAKTTMFDLSE; encoded by the coding sequence GTGCTGGATTCAACATCTTTCAGAACATACGCCCACCAATTGGTGGATTGGATGGCAGACTACCTAGAGTCCGTCGAGCAATATCCCGTAAAATCTCCCGCCAAACCCGGTGAAATCCTCTCGCAACTTCCGGCCTTTCCGCCTACACAAAGCGAGTCCATGGATCAGATTCTCGATGATTTCCAGTCGGTGGTCATGCCCGGGATCACCCATTGGCAGCATCCCCAGTTCTATGCATACTTTCAGGCCAATTCCAGCTTCCCTTCCTTGCTGGCAGAAATGCTCACGGCCACTTTGGGTACACAGGCCATGATCTGGGAGACGTCCCCGGCAGCAGCTGAGATGGAAATCCGGATGATGGATTGGCTCAAGGAGCTATGCGATCTTCCGAGAGATTGGGCGGGTTGTATTCAGCCGGGCGCTTCAGAAGCGACCTTAGCCGCCATTCTGTCTGCCCGCGAGCGAGTCTCCCAGTTCCAGATCAATCAACACGGCTTTCAGGGGACTGATTTGAAATTGCGGATCTATTGTTCCGAACAGACCCATTCCTCTATCGAAAAGGCTGGCAGAATCGCCGGAATCGGCAGCGAAGGCTTAGCCAAAATCCCCGTAGATGGCGAATACGCGATGGATCCAGAAGCCCTCGAACGTCAACTGATCGCCGACAAGGAATCGGGCTGGATTCCGACCTGTGTGACCGCCTGTATCGGAACCACTGGTTCGCATGCCATAGATCCCCTCCGGAAAATCGCCGAGATCTGCCAGAAGCACGGTGTTTGGCTACACGTAGACGCCGCCCATGCGGGTTCTGCCGCTATCGTACCAGCATACCGGGAGATACTGGATGGATTGGAATTGGCGGACAGCTATGTGTTTAATCCTCACAAATGGATGTTCACGAACTTCGATTGCTCGGCTTATTTCGTCAAAGATCCAGACGCTTTGGTGAACACCTTCGATATCCAGCCCGAATATCTTCGGACACGCACACAGGAAGTCTCCAATTTCAAGGATTGGGGCGTGGCACTCGGCAGGAGATTTCGGGCGCTCAAACTGTGGTTTGTGATTCGGAGTTATGGCGTGGAAGGCCTCCAATCCGCCATCCGCAATCACATTGAGATCGCTCAGCAAGTGGCGGGATGGATCGACGAGCACCCCGAATTTGAGCGTCTGGCTCCTACCCCACTCAATCTGGTCAGTTTCCGCTATCATCCGCAAGGAACCGATGATCCCGCCATTCTGAATGAGTTGAACAAACGCCTCAACCATTCCCTCAATGATACCGGCAAGTTGTATCTCACCCACACCAACCTCGATGGGGCCTATACATTGAGGCTCTCTATCGGCCAAACCAATGTCACCCTACAACATCTGGAAAGCGCTTGGGCATTGATCCAAGCTCACGCCAAAACCACAATGTTTGATTTGTCGGAGTAA
- the yjjG gene encoding pyrimidine 5'-nucleotidase — protein MRYDWILFDLDNTLMDFDGAAKGAFSKLMTDLGRTVNDEEFLVYKRVNALAWRQFEDREITAERLRIQRFEHFFAEMGWSHAPDAANRTFLNALVETSEMIEGARELLDALVEQFHLAAITNGLREVQRPRIRRLELDGHFKTIVVSDEIGVAKPDSAFFEHTFEQIHHPAKDRVLVVGDNLNSDIQGGNAFGVDTCWYNPKGKPISNGIIPKSEIRDLAELPDLLHA, from the coding sequence ATGAGATACGACTGGATTCTATTCGACTTGGACAACACGCTGATGGATTTCGATGGGGCAGCCAAAGGAGCCTTTTCGAAATTGATGACCGACTTGGGGCGCACCGTGAACGATGAGGAGTTTCTGGTCTACAAGCGGGTGAATGCACTTGCCTGGCGACAATTTGAGGATCGGGAGATTACCGCGGAGCGGCTAAGAATTCAGCGATTTGAGCACTTCTTTGCAGAAATGGGCTGGAGTCATGCCCCCGATGCTGCCAACCGAACTTTCCTGAATGCTTTGGTCGAAACCTCCGAGATGATCGAAGGTGCGCGGGAATTGCTGGACGCCTTGGTGGAGCAATTTCATTTAGCTGCCATCACCAATGGACTTCGTGAAGTTCAGCGTCCGCGTATTCGGAGGTTGGAGCTGGATGGGCACTTCAAGACGATTGTCGTATCAGACGAGATTGGGGTTGCCAAGCCTGATTCGGCGTTTTTTGAGCATACTTTTGAACAGATCCATCATCCCGCCAAAGACCGCGTGCTTGTGGTGGGGGACAATCTGAACTCAGATATTCAAGGAGGAAATGCCTTCGGGGTGGATACCTGCTGGTATAATCCGAAGGGGAAGCCCATATCGAATGGCATCATTCCCAAATCGGAAATCCGCGATTTGGCGGAACTTCCCGACCTTCTTCATGCCTAA